The following proteins come from a genomic window of Halomicroarcula saliterrae:
- the thrC gene encoding threonine synthase, with amino-acid sequence MADLQLTDDVPPEAADGVWLACIECGETFAPFEEVRYTCDDCDGLLEVRYGDLPTFEDFEGEGSGVWRYHAALPFDVGVTLPEGDTPLHEVPRIEEAAGVDSLRVKHEGMNPTGSFKDRGMTVGVRVAQEVGVDRLACASTGNTSAALAAYGARGDMETLVLLPAGKVAAGKIAQAALHKARILEVDGNFDQCLDIVQDLAARGEAYLLNSLNPFRLEGQKTIGLEIMEEHYADYGEYPDRIVLPVGNAGNTAALYKCFRELVKSGAITEDQVPKLTGAQAEGAAPMVEAIHEGLDETNRWESVETRATAIRIGNPVNAPKALPGIRETGGTAVAVSDEEITEAQRELAGEGVGVEPASAASVAGLHKLREEGEIEADESVVCLTTGHLLKDPDAAAEAGNDPEPVANSTEAVLEHIGAESSSTVRRGASKVLTSPLALVAGGLGVAYLYRKLRSKE; translated from the coding sequence ATGGCCGACCTGCAACTCACTGACGACGTGCCGCCGGAGGCCGCCGACGGCGTCTGGCTGGCCTGTATCGAGTGTGGGGAGACGTTCGCACCGTTCGAGGAGGTCCGTTACACCTGCGACGACTGCGACGGGCTCCTCGAAGTGCGCTACGGCGACCTGCCGACGTTCGAGGACTTCGAGGGCGAGGGGTCCGGGGTCTGGCGCTACCACGCCGCCCTGCCCTTCGACGTGGGCGTGACGCTCCCCGAGGGGGACACGCCGCTGCACGAGGTGCCCCGCATCGAGGAGGCCGCGGGCGTCGACAGCCTCCGCGTGAAACACGAGGGGATGAACCCCACCGGCTCGTTCAAGGACCGCGGAATGACGGTCGGCGTCCGCGTCGCCCAGGAGGTCGGCGTCGACCGGCTGGCCTGTGCCTCGACGGGGAACACCTCCGCGGCGCTCGCGGCCTACGGCGCCCGCGGCGACATGGAGACGCTCGTCTTGCTCCCCGCCGGGAAGGTCGCCGCCGGGAAGATAGCACAGGCGGCCCTGCACAAGGCCCGCATCCTCGAAGTCGACGGCAACTTCGACCAGTGTCTCGACATCGTCCAGGACCTCGCGGCCCGGGGCGAGGCCTATCTGCTGAACTCGCTGAACCCGTTCCGCCTGGAGGGCCAGAAGACCATCGGCCTCGAAATCATGGAGGAGCACTACGCCGACTACGGCGAGTACCCCGACCGCATCGTCCTGCCCGTCGGCAACGCCGGCAACACCGCGGCGCTGTACAAGTGTTTCCGGGAGCTGGTCAAATCGGGCGCCATCACGGAGGACCAGGTGCCGAAACTCACCGGCGCACAGGCCGAGGGCGCCGCGCCGATGGTCGAGGCCATCCACGAGGGCCTCGACGAGACCAACCGCTGGGAGTCGGTCGAGACCCGCGCGACCGCTATCCGTATCGGCAACCCGGTCAACGCCCCGAAGGCGCTGCCGGGCATCCGCGAGACCGGCGGCACGGCCGTCGCCGTCTCCGACGAGGAGATCACCGAGGCCCAGCGCGAACTCGCCGGCGAGGGCGTCGGCGTCGAGCCGGCCTCCGCGGCGTCGGTCGCCGGGCTCCACAAGCTCCGCGAGGAAGGGGAAATCGAGGCCGACGAGTCGGTCGTCTGCCTGACGACGGGCCACCTGCTCAAAGACCCCGACGCGGCGGCCGAGGCGGGGAACGACCCAGAACCGGTCGCAAACAGCACCGAAGCCGTGCTGGAGCACATCGGCGCCGAATCGTCGTCGACGGTCCGGCGAGGGGCGTCGAAGGTGCTCACGTCTCCGCTGGCGCTTGTCGCCGGCGGTCTCGGCGTCGCGTATCTCTACCGGAAACTCCGCTCGAAGGAGTGA